One Gelria sp. Kuro-4 DNA segment encodes these proteins:
- a CDS encoding YhdT family protein encodes MKDLDSRNYDIRDIEIDPRFKIAYKEMLLTLGVWFLFMVVSLVVAYTLGKGPVDQYTYVLGMPAWWFGAVVVSAIFAVIVIYISQFVFTDVELTDEPTQTLTTRNRNN; translated from the coding sequence ATGAAAGACCTGGACAGCCGCAATTATGACATCCGTGATATCGAAATCGACCCCCGTTTTAAGATTGCCTACAAAGAGATGCTTCTAACATTGGGGGTCTGGTTCCTTTTCATGGTTGTTAGCCTGGTGGTGGCGTATACCTTGGGTAAAGGCCCCGTAGACCAGTACACGTACGTACTCGGGATGCCTGCGTGGTGGTTCGGTGCCGTTGTCGTATCCGCAATCTTCGCCGTGATCGTAATTTACATTTCGCAGTTTGTCTTTACCGATGTCGAACTAACAGATGAGCCGACCCAGACCCTAACAACTCGTAACCGGAACAACTAA
- the panF gene encoding sodium/pantothenate symporter, producing the protein MEVPAQLRMIIFGTFLLYTAVLLGIGVYSQRSMQKVALADYVDEFYTAGRGMGALVVAIMIAAGLCSAGTFLGGPGLGYAVGLAWALAAFSQNFMNFCVLGEVGKKIGIVARRIKAQSYLDILVYRYERNPVVALLGVLSMVVFMGAYVTSQFVGGARLFESMTGFPYWLGLVLFSVVVLIYAAFGGMKGVSLAVIVQGLVMTIAVLVLFFAAMGRLMPLEPAIRRIGQLDPKLISPWTWKPEYEFSMWVVFGLVTLGLPHGVLPALTYKNTKAMRSAIVLGTVFVVLWTLMLIWMGNLTRALIPNLKVPDHAIPSLAMTVLPPWLTGVVLAGVAGAIQSTVGAMILVISAAIVRDAYLAFINPKATARQLKSVTQITTVAICAVVFLAALNPPKALEWVIVFAIGGLASSYFFPMLLGLYWWRANEYGAVAGMVGGLVTYMLIKGKILPALAFGMDPIVTSLAVSGLLVVVVSLLTPQPSKRVVLTYFGKGVPEER; encoded by the coding sequence ATGGAAGTCCCCGCGCAGCTAAGGATGATCATCTTCGGCACTTTTCTTCTCTATACAGCCGTCCTCTTGGGCATAGGGGTCTACTCCCAGCGCAGCATGCAAAAGGTGGCCCTCGCCGACTACGTCGATGAGTTCTACACGGCCGGCCGAGGCATGGGCGCTTTGGTGGTAGCCATCATGATCGCCGCCGGTTTGTGCAGTGCCGGAACGTTTCTGGGCGGTCCCGGGCTCGGCTACGCCGTCGGCCTGGCCTGGGCGCTGGCTGCTTTCTCCCAGAATTTCATGAACTTCTGCGTCCTGGGGGAAGTAGGAAAAAAGATCGGTATAGTGGCCCGGCGCATCAAGGCCCAGTCTTACCTGGACATCCTCGTTTACCGCTACGAGCGTAACCCGGTTGTCGCGCTCCTAGGAGTGCTCTCGATGGTCGTTTTCATGGGAGCGTACGTCACTTCCCAGTTCGTCGGCGGTGCCCGCCTGTTCGAAAGCATGACCGGCTTCCCCTACTGGCTCGGCCTCGTCCTCTTTTCGGTAGTCGTGCTCATCTATGCTGCCTTCGGCGGCATGAAGGGCGTTTCGCTCGCGGTGATCGTCCAAGGCCTGGTCATGACCATCGCCGTACTCGTCCTTTTCTTCGCCGCCATGGGAAGGCTTATGCCGCTCGAACCTGCCATTCGCAGGATCGGGCAGCTCGATCCTAAGCTGATTTCGCCCTGGACCTGGAAACCTGAGTATGAGTTCTCCATGTGGGTTGTGTTCGGACTCGTTACCCTCGGTCTTCCGCACGGCGTGCTGCCCGCCTTAACCTACAAGAATACCAAGGCCATGCGCAGCGCCATCGTCCTCGGGACCGTCTTTGTGGTTCTCTGGACGCTGATGCTCATTTGGATGGGCAACCTCACCCGTGCCCTCATCCCCAACCTCAAAGTACCGGACCACGCCATTCCCAGCCTGGCCATGACGGTGCTGCCGCCCTGGCTTACCGGCGTCGTCCTCGCCGGAGTGGCGGGAGCCATTCAATCGACGGTCGGCGCCATGATCCTCGTAATAAGCGCCGCGATCGTGCGCGACGCCTACCTCGCCTTCATCAACCCCAAGGCGACCGCCCGGCAGCTGAAGTCCGTGACCCAAATCACCACGGTCGCCATCTGCGCTGTAGTCTTCCTGGCGGCCCTCAACCCGCCCAAGGCCCTCGAGTGGGTCATCGTCTTCGCCATCGGCGGCCTGGCCTCCAGCTACTTCTTCCCCATGCTGCTCGGCCTCTACTGGTGGCGGGCCAATGAGTACGGCGCCGTCGCCGGGATGGTGGGCGGTCTTGTTACTTATATGTTGATTAAAGGTAAGATCTTGCCCGCTCTGGCCTTCGGGATGGACCCCATCGTGACCTCCCTCGCCGTGTCTGGTCTTCTCGTTGTGGTCGTCAGCCTGCTCACGCCGCAACCGAGCAAACGCGTCGTCCTGACCTACTTCGGCAAAGGCGTACCGGAAGAAAGGTAA
- a CDS encoding amidohydrolase family protein, whose protein sequence is MLDLLLKNARIVDGTGGPWFHGNIGIQEGKIVYVGPESPPARRSIDVQEKVVAPGFIDIHSHSDFVYFSDPANTPKLLQGVTTEVNGNCGLSAAPVSEKYLDELRRYTGFVQAGQSCSWHWRSFGDYLSELEKLPLALNVAACVGQGSVRIAVMGFADRTPTPEELARMQELVAESMDCGAFGVSTGLIYPPGVYCSTEELIEVCRPAAARGGIYFTHMRNESNRQLAALQEALRIGREAGMPVQIAHHKVGGKPNWGQSRETLALIEKARAEGQDVTLDQYPYTAGSTTLSAVLPPWAQAGGVQALLERLRDEGTRLKIKDAIAHESNWENLVLFSGGWDGVLITSAPKTPEYEGKTVLEAAELAGKAPDDLALDIVLANEGSAACCVFMMHEDDVKNIMRHPAVMVGSDGIPAPPGAKAHPRMAGTFPRILGHYVREEKVLTLEEAVRKMTALPARRLGLFQKGLIQPGGDADLVVFDPETVGDCATYQEPTAAPTGIEYVFVGGTLVLDHGRPTGAHPGRVLRHRR, encoded by the coding sequence ATGCTGGATCTGCTCCTTAAGAACGCGCGCATTGTGGACGGTACGGGCGGACCCTGGTTTCACGGGAACATCGGCATCCAGGAAGGCAAAATCGTGTACGTGGGCCCTGAGTCCCCGCCTGCGCGCCGAAGCATCGACGTGCAGGAAAAGGTGGTGGCGCCGGGGTTCATCGACATCCACAGCCATTCCGACTTCGTTTACTTCAGTGACCCGGCAAACACGCCGAAGCTCTTGCAGGGCGTCACCACGGAAGTGAACGGCAACTGCGGCTTATCGGCAGCTCCGGTCTCGGAAAAATACCTGGACGAACTGCGCCGCTACACCGGGTTCGTCCAGGCCGGACAGAGCTGCAGCTGGCACTGGCGCAGCTTCGGGGACTACCTTAGCGAGCTCGAAAAACTGCCCCTCGCGCTCAACGTGGCCGCCTGCGTCGGCCAGGGCAGCGTAAGGATTGCGGTCATGGGCTTCGCCGACCGCACCCCGACGCCGGAAGAGCTGGCCCGAATGCAGGAGCTGGTCGCCGAAAGTATGGACTGCGGCGCCTTCGGCGTGAGTACGGGCCTCATCTACCCGCCGGGCGTTTACTGCTCCACCGAAGAGCTCATCGAGGTGTGTAGGCCGGCGGCGGCCCGGGGCGGGATATACTTCACCCACATGCGCAACGAGTCCAACCGGCAGCTCGCTGCCCTGCAAGAAGCGCTGCGCATCGGGCGGGAAGCGGGCATGCCTGTTCAGATAGCCCACCACAAGGTAGGCGGCAAACCCAACTGGGGGCAGTCGCGGGAAACGCTGGCCCTCATTGAGAAGGCGCGGGCTGAGGGACAAGACGTAACCTTGGACCAGTACCCGTACACCGCCGGCAGCACCACGTTGAGCGCGGTTCTGCCGCCCTGGGCTCAGGCGGGCGGAGTGCAGGCGCTGCTCGAGCGGCTGCGCGACGAAGGCACCCGGCTCAAGATCAAAGACGCCATCGCCCACGAGAGCAACTGGGAGAACCTGGTCCTCTTCAGCGGCGGCTGGGACGGCGTTCTCATTACCTCGGCACCCAAAACGCCGGAGTACGAAGGCAAGACCGTGCTTGAAGCCGCCGAGCTCGCAGGGAAGGCGCCGGACGACCTGGCCTTGGATATCGTCCTCGCCAACGAGGGCAGCGCCGCCTGCTGCGTTTTCATGATGCACGAGGACGATGTCAAAAACATCATGCGCCACCCGGCGGTGATGGTCGGCTCCGATGGAATTCCGGCGCCTCCGGGAGCCAAGGCTCACCCGCGCATGGCCGGTACCTTCCCGCGTATTTTGGGCCACTACGTGCGCGAAGAAAAAGTCCTGACCCTTGAAGAGGCCGTGCGCAAAATGACCGCCCTGCCCGCCAGGCGGCTCGGCCTTTTCCAAAAGGGCCTCATCCAACCGGGCGGCGACGCCGACCTGGTCGTCTTCGATCCGGAGACCGTAGGCGACTGCGCCACCTACCAGGAGCCTACGGCGGCACCTACCGGTATCGAATATGTCTTCGTCGGCGGTACCTTGGTGCTGGACCACGGCCGGCCGACCGGCGCCCATCCGGGTAGAGTCCTGCGCCATCGGAGGTAG